agcccagctggactggaattcactatgtaatctcagggtggccttgaactcacagcgatccgatccacctatctctgcctcccaagtgctgggattaaaggcgtgcaccgccacaccagGCCGggattatttttaagaattttttaaagaacagtaGTGACTAGCATGTGGGTAACACGGTACAACCTTCAAAACGCTTTAATTTACATCATCTCATTTATCCTCACAAGAAGCAGTGAGGAAAGGTTGTCGCCGCCACCCTGACTCAGGGCTAAAAGGGGGAAGACGGGACTTGTGCTTTAGATAGAAGCCATGCTTTTGATTTgaatcctggctctgcctcttctTGGCTTCATGACCTTAGACAAATCACTTACCCTGTCTGCCCCTCAGTGTCTTCAACTTTAAGGTGGGAATGATGAGAGGGTGCTTATGAGAATTAAATTAGGTAATGCAATGAGGTACTTAGTAAGAACTCAGCagatatttgtttaaaaagaacaGCAGGGGCCaggcatgtggtggtgcacgcctttaatccaggcactggggaggcagaggtagggtgattgctgtgagtttgaggccaccttgagaccacatagtgaattccaggtcagcctggaccaaagggagactctaccttgaaaaaaacaacagaaagaaagaaaggagggagggagggagggagggaagaaggaaagaaggaaggagaaaagaaaagtcagggctggagagatggcttaatggttaaggcacttgcctgcaaagcccaaggattcaggtttgattacacagaacccacataagccagatgcacaaggtggtgcatgtgcctggagtttgcttgcagtggctagagactctgacacacccattctccttatctgcatttctctctctctctctctccccgtgtctcaaataaataaataaaataaaatattcaaaaaaaatttaagtagtaTGGTCAGGCGTGGGAGTGCACGTCTGTCCTCCCTTCAGCACTCAGTAGCTGAAAAGAAGATcgtaagttcaagatcatccttggctacataatgagtttgaggccagcctaagatacatgagaccctgtctataaCTACATGCGCACACTAACTAATTAGCTAGCTAATTAATAAGAGCAACAAGTACAGAAAGGTAAAAGGatgtgtgcagggctggagagatggcttagcagttaaggtgcttgcctgtgaagcgtaaggactctccaggtctcacataaaccaCACAGTAATGCAAGCATGTGAGGTTGCCCATGCATACaggggtgcacttgtctggagttcattgcagtggatggaggctgtggcacaccgcttctcacacacacacacatgcacacactctctcatatttatttaaaaaaaaaaaaggccagtctgttgggcttgcctcaagagaatttttttttcaaaagggatGTACATGTACTTGCACTGCTAGTCTCTGCTAAACCATCCCCTCTGAGGGCCTCAGCCACGAACTAAGGACCAGATATCTGCTGCCATAGTCAGGAGGCCCAGGCGGGGCTACTCCATCTATGTTTTTCCAGAAAATGGTTGAGAGAAGGATGGGTATGAAGAAGTGAGGATGTGGACCCCTCTGTGGACAGTCCACCTGGCTATCCCTTATTGAcatcaagtagagagagagagagagggagggagggagggagggagagccctTGACCTTATGGCTGTTGAGAACCAGAGTGGCGTCTTGCATCCCAGATGGCTGAATTGGTGCGTGTGGAGGGGCGCTCTATGTGTGATGTGGTGGGTGCAGATGCCCCTTTGTGCCtgcaggcagaggccagaggagaacatcaggtggtGTTTCCTCTCCATTACTAATGTGTGTGCTTCCCTGAGAAACAGTCTCTAAACCCAAAGCTGccatttgttgctgttgtttgttttgcaaaccccagaaattctctggtctccgCTCCCCATAGGGCCAGGGTTACGTACCTGTCTTACCacactgtttatgtgggtactgaagaatcaaactggggcactctccagctccccaggccCTCGTGCCTGTGTAGGAAGTGCtcttccctgctgagccatcgccACAGCTCTAGTCTGCCTTTTAAGCTGGACCAGTAGTGAAAGTGAGACAGCTAGCTACCTGTTTGTTGatgcagcatttatttttatttttcatttatttttatttatttacaggtttttggaggtagggtttcactctagtccaggctgacctggaattcactatgtagtctcagggtggcctcaaacttatagtgatcctcctacctctgcctcccaagtgctggtgggattaaaggcatacaccaccagcccggctttcatttatttatttttgaaggagCGTTTTGTGTGTACCATTTCACCTCCCCTCGATTCTGTGCAGCATGTTCTATCtagtcccccacccccattttcaAGCTAGGAAAACAGGAATAGACAGATGATGGCTCTTGTCCACAGTCAAGTGGCAGAGGAGGAACTCAATTCCAGCTCTGGGGCTTCCAAAGACAtcatgctaatttaaaaaattaaaaatagccaggtgtggtggcgcatgcctttaatcccagcacttgggaggcagaggtaggagcaccaccatgatttcgaggccaacctggaactaagtagtgaattccaggtcagcctgggccacagtgagaccctacctcaaaaaaataaaataaaataaaaaataaaaaaattagggctggagaaatggcttagcagttaagcacttgcctgtgtagcctaaggatctcagttcaaggctcgattccccaggacccacgttagccatatgtacaagagggtgcacgcgtctggagttcgtttgcagtggatggaggccctggtgtgcccattctctctatctacttctttctctctctgtctgttgctctcaaataaataaataaaaataaacaaaaaaaattttaattaaaacttttgggctggaaagatggctcagaagttaaggtatttgcccatAAAAACCTAATGACATGAATtagattccccaacacccatgtaaagccaggtgcacaaagtagcacatgcatctggagttcgtttgcatcagctagaggccttggtgcacctatattctctctctttttctctctctttctctggtgtggtggcaaacacctttaatcccagcactcaagaggctgaggtaggaggatcactgtgacttcaaggccaccctgagattacatagtgaattccagatccatttgggatagaatgagaccttaccttgaaaaaccaaataaataaatgttctatttatttaaaaaaaaattcaagccaggcgtggtggtacacgcctttaatcccagcattcaggaggcagaggtaggaggattgccgtgagtttgaggccaccctgagactccatagtgaattctagatcagcctgggctagagtgagaccctacctcgaaaagccaaaaaataattaattaattaattaaattcagggctggagagatggcttagtggttaaggcacttgcctgcaaagccaaaggacccaggttcaacccccccaagacccatgtaagccagatgcccaaggttgcacacacatctggagtttgtttgcagtggctggaggccctggcatgccattctccccctctctctctttctatctcactccctgtctctacttccctatttctgtatctctctctcaaataaatatataaaaataaagtattaaaaattttcatttatttagagatagagagaggcagatagggagaaagagaatggacacaccagggcctctagccactgcaaacgagctccagatgcatgtgcaatcttgtgcatctggctttatgtgggtcctggggaattcaacctgggtcctttggctttgccagcaagtgccttaaccactaagccatctctccagcccagtaaagcTTTTTAATTTACTTCGTGTATGTATGAATGGGTATGGCTGCACAAggtctcttgttgctacaaatgaactccagatgtttacaTAATGTTTTTTGTATCCGGCTTACATGGctggcttgagaattgaatcctgggccagcaggctttggaagcaagcgcctttaaccactgagccatctatcttcccagccctgacctCGTGTTTTTCACTGTGATGCTGCCTTCTCCAAGCTGCTTTCTAACTGACGGCTGCTGTCCCTGCCCCTCCAGAAACTGCTCCTGTCAATAGGTggggttattcttttttttctcaatttttattaacattttccatgattataaaaaatatcccatggcaaaaccctccctccctcccccactttcccctttgaaattccattctccatcatatcccctccccatctcaatcattctacttacatatatacaataaatagGTGGGGTTATTCTATACCTTCAATGTTCACAGTCTTTTCACACCTAATACATGTCTACTTAATGAAGTTATGTTTGCCATGAGGTTTCTTTTCTTGCATTAATCATGAATTGTGAggagaataaaacattttataatgcAGCATAATTTAGTGAAAACCTTTGATCCTCACAACTTACCATCCTCCATCCCAGgtagggatttttgtttgtttgtttttaatagattattttattgacaacttccataattgtaaacaatatcctatggtaattccctccctctccccactttcccctttgaaactccactctccatcatatcccctctccctctcaatcagtcttttattttgatgtcatgatcttttcctcctattatgatggtattgggtaggtaatgtcaggcactgagatcatggatatccaggccattttgtgtctggagaagcacattgtaaggagtcctacccttcctttggctcttacattctttccaccacctcttccacaatggaccctgagccttggaaggtgtgattgagatatttcagtgctgagcactcctctgtcacttcttctcagcaccatgatgccttctgagtcatcccaaggtcactgtcatctgtaaagagaaggttctctaaccaaaagttaaagtagcattaataaatgggtatgaacattaagagaagtgcttacttggcagtttggtgagcatagtatatacttttagccagacagcagcagatattatacTCCTATGGCTCATTGCTActcctgttataggttttcagtatcagggatatattccctcccttggagcaggtctcaaattagagggcagttggtttcccccataacagacatgccactattgcacccattgggtcatttggcctggctggctaaatataatGCTTGAagtgaccactgttgagtatcttcactggtgatttctctctctcccattgaactgcatgcagaatggctttttccagctttctgtcagctcatctacacagaggaggttttcagctcagctccagcaggatttcttaatGACCTTACAgcccagtatgtggagtcttcagcaatagggtcctaccatctattcttggtgagaAACTAAGGGCCACGGCAATAGCCTATCATGTTTTGGTggtatcagggacttccctgcccaacaactcactggaaggtatcccattcctggcactgaaaattctgTAGTACCTGTCTGTGtcttctgtgtgttccattgttcaaaaaagtaggtgtaGTGGTtgaattcaggtgtcccccataaacttaggtgttctgaatgctaggttcccagctgatggagatttaggcattaacacctcctggagggaatatattgttgggggcaggcttacaggtgttatagccaggttccccttgccagtgtttggcacactctcctgttcctattgtccaccttatgtgggccatggggtgatgcccaccctctgcttatgccatcatttccccctgccattgtggagcttcccctcgatcctatacaccaaaataaacctctttttcacccaagctgctcttggttcagtgatttctaccagcagtgtgaacctgactgccaacagtaggtttccatatatatttatatcctcttaggttttgattagccctccctccccctttccttactcaatctcttcccctgacctcacttaggccttttcacctccattaatctgttcttctacttacatatatacaatactatcctgttaagtcccccctccctccctttctattccctttatatcccccattctagtttactggcctatgctactgagttttcttccctgCAGGTAgggaaattttttgtttgttttttctaggtagggtctcactctgtcccagaccgatctggaattcactatgtactctcaggctgacctcgaactcacagtgatcctcctacctctgcctcccaagcgctgggattaaaaacatgtgccaccacacctggtccaggtaggaaatataaaaaatattttatctatttatttgcaaggagagagagaatgggtgtgccagggcctcttttcactgctaacaaactccagatacatgcaccactttgtgcatctagttttacatgggtattggggaattgaacccaagctacaggctttgcaagagacTTTAACCAATGATCTATAGCCCCAGCCCCAGGtaggcttttattattattattattattatttggtctggagagattgcttagtagttagggcacttgcctgcaaagccaaaggagccagggtatatgccccaggacccacatcacccagatgcagaaggtgacgtatgcatctggaatttgtttgcagtggctagaggccctggcacacctgttctctccatatatctgcctcctctctttctcaaataaataaatataaataaaaaattttaaatattttatttatttatttgcaagcacagagagaaagaaagaggagagaaagagaatgtgcacgtgagggcctctagccactgctaatgaactccagatacatgtgccactttgtgcatctggctttatgtgggtactgggaaattgaacccaagtcataggctttgcagacaaacaccttaacaactgacCTATCTCTCCGGCACCCaggtagggatttttttttttttttggttcattttttatttatttatttgagagcaacagacatagaaagacacatagagggaaagagagagaatgggcgcgccagggcttccatccactgcaaacgaactccagacgtgtgcacccccttgtgcatctggctaacatgggacctggggaaccgagcctcgaactggggtccttaggcttcacaggcaagcgcttaactgctaagccatctctccagcccgggatttttatttttatttttttttttttttgaggtacagtcttggcTCTATttgaaaattcactatgtagtctcaggctggcctcaaactcacagctatcctcttacctcagcctccagagtgctgggattacaggcgtgtgccaccacacctggctggtttggttttcttgaggtggggtgttgctctagcccaggctgacctggcattcactacctACTctcatgtagtttcaggttggccttgaactcacagcaaccttcctacctctgccaacagAGTGCTAGacttcaaggtgtgcaccaccacacctggccggaTTTTTATTCTCACTTTACGGATGGGAGATTGGAACCGAGACGTTAGGGGACATGCCTGTGGTTGCCCAGGGAGTGAGATGGGCAgctccagaaggcaggcagtttGCCCCCAGACTCGAGgctcctcctcctgcctgccGTGCTCTCACGGTGCCTCCCTTTGCAGGATTTTTTGATGCTCGAGCCCTGGCAGTTGACTTCCGGAGTATTGGTTTTCGAGAATGCCTCACTGAGGTCATCAGATATCTGGGGGTCCTGGAAGGGCCCAGCAGCCGCGCAGACCCTGTCCGGATTCGTCTTCTCTCCCACCTCAACAGCTATGCAGCTGAGATGGAACCTTCCTCAACGCCTGCCAGCCCTCTGGCCTTCCCTGTGTGGCCTTGGTCTTTCCTCCACAGCTGTCCGGGGTTGCCAGCCCTAAGCAACCAGCTGGCCATCCTGGGAAGAGTGCCTGGCCCTGTCCTCCCCGGCACCTCCTCTCCCACGTACCCCCTCCCTGCCCTCCGGACGGCGCCAGTGCACAGGGCCACGAGCACCATCCTGCCAGCCCGGAGAAGTGTGTTGCCCAGTCGAGGGATATCTTCCACCCAGAGGGCCCAATCCCTAGAGAGGCCAGGCGCCCCTCCGCCGGTGATCCCGAGTGGCAGGGCTGCCCGGAGCAGCCACATTGTTCCGCTCCTGAAGCCTTCTTCCCCCGCAGCCCCCGGGGCTGAGAGATCCACTGACAGTGTGGCCGCTCCCAtctccagtcctcctccctcagggCCAGCTGGGAGGCCGGCCAGAGCCATGCTGCACCACGCCTGGGTCTCTGAGATCACTGAAATCGGGGCTTTCTGAGTTCATTCCCTAAcccccctcccctccagcccctaaggcATGAGGAACATTCTTTTTTCTAGAAGCTCTGAAAATGGCACAGCCTTTCCTGTTTTGCTTCCCAGAAGGGCTCCTATGTGAAGGCGCCTTCGCCACTCATCAGAGGCATC
The genomic region above belongs to Jaculus jaculus isolate mJacJac1 chromosome 5, mJacJac1.mat.Y.cur, whole genome shotgun sequence and contains:
- the Heyl gene encoding hairy/enhancer-of-split related with YRPW motif-like protein, which translates into the protein MKRPRAPSGSDGESDGPIDVGSEGDPSQMVRPLTTPSPSQMQARKKRRGIIEKRRRDRINSSLSELRRLVPTAFEKQGSSKLEKAEVLQMTVDHLKMLHATGGAGFFDARALAVDFRSIGFRECLTEVIRYLGVLEGPSSRADPVRIRLLSHLNSYAAEMEPSSTPASPLAFPVWPWSFLHSCPGLPALSNQLAILGRVPGPVLPGTSSPTYPLPALRTAPVHRATSTILPARRSVLPSRGISSTQRAQSLERPGAPPPVIPSGRAARSSHIVPLLKPSSPAAPGAERSTDSVAAPISSPPPSGPAGRPARAMLHHAWVSEITEIGAF